Proteins from one Mixophyes fleayi isolate aMixFle1 chromosome 9, aMixFle1.hap1, whole genome shotgun sequence genomic window:
- the LOC142101630 gene encoding protein Wnt-11b translates to MALFHFWISLLFCWIGPCGAIHWLGLTINGSSVAWNETEHCSLLAGLVPDQTQLCKRNLELMQSVVTAAKQTKLTCQMTFSDMRWNCSSIELAPRFTPDLLKGTRESAFVYALASATISHTIARACASGELPTCSCGATPAEVPGPSFRWGGCGDNLRYGLQMGSAFVDAPMKSSKSGTQATKLMNLHNNAVGRQVLMDSLETKCKCHGVSGSCSVKTCWKGLQDLPHIADELKSKYLAATKVTHRQMGSRKHLVHKELDIRPVRDSELVYLNSSPDYCTRNPNLGSYGTQDRLCNKTSVGSDSCNLMCCGRGYNVYTETIVERCQCKYYWCCYVMCKKCERTVERYVCK, encoded by the exons ATGGCTTTATTTCATTTTTGGATCTCCCTACTTTTTTGCTGGATTGGACCGTGTGGCGCCATCCATTGGCT GGGTCTGACAATAAATGGCAGCTCCGTAGCCTGGAATGAGACTGAGCACTGCAGCCTACTTGCAGGACTAGTTCCTGACCAAACACAACTCTGTAAGAGGAACTTGGAACTTATGCAGAGTGTTGTTACTGCAGCTAAGCAGACCAAACTGACCTGTCAAATGACCTTCTCCGACATGCGATGGAACTGTTCATCAATTGAACTCGCTCCACGCTTTACCCCAGACTTGCTAAAAG gAACCAGAGAGTCTGCCTTTGTATATGCATTAGCTTCTGCAACTATAAGTCACACCATTGCTCGAGCCTGTGCCTCAGGGGAGCTGCCCACGTGCTCCTGTGGAGCCACTCCTGCTGAGGTGCCTGGACCAAGCTTCCGCTGGGGGGGATGTGGGGACAACCTGCGTTATGGCCTGCAGATGGGATCTGCTTTTGTTGATGCTCCAATGAAGTCTAGCAAGTCAGGGACCCAAGCTACCAAACTAATGAATTTACACAACAATGCTGTTGGTAGACAG gTACTAATGGATTCCCTGGAGACTAAGTGTAAGTGCCATGGAGTGTCTGGCTCATGTTCTGTGAAGACCTGCTGGAAGGGGCTACAGGATTTGCCACATATAGCCGATGAGCTGAAATCTAAATATTTGGCAGCAACTAAAGTCACCCATAGACAGATGGGAAGTCGCAAGCACTTGGTTCATAAGGAGCTGGACATCCGGCCAGTTAGAGACTCGGAGTTGGTGTATCTGAACAGCTCCCCTGACTACTGCACCAGGAATCCCAACCTAGGATCATATGGAACACAAGACCG acTCTGCAACAAAACTTCAGTGGGCAGTGACAGCTGTAACCTGATGTGTTGTGGCCGTGGGTACAATGTCTACACAGAAACCATTGTGGAGCGCTGCCAGTGCAAGTATTACTGGTGCTGTTATGTCATGTGCAAGAAATGCGAACGGACAGTGGAACGATATGTCTGCAAGTAG